The segment ATATTCTTTTAATGGAAATCGTACATTTTTCATTTACATTTGCGAGGTAAAAAGTGAATATGGTCAATGAAAAAGGAGGAAAAAGTGGGAGATTTATTAGACAGGATTCTTTAGTTTTAATGCATCAAAATAAAGAAAGTCCGTAAAAGAGAGAGCCTCCCTTTACGGACGAATAAAACGCCAACTTCCATAAACTTTTTAAGCTAATAGCTTGAATATCAGTTGTTTCAGACATCTCGTTTATTAAAACTGTAAATCGAAAAAAGAACTGCCACTACTCCGTACAACAGCGCATACCAAATCATCACATTGCCTGGGACCGAGATACTGGTGAACATCCCGCCTTGAGCCATTGATAATGGGTTATCCGTTGTATCAAACAACAAAATGGTCATTTTGCGATACATGGAATCTATCGGAAAAACAAGGCTCATGATAATCCCGATGTTTACGAGGCTCGCTTTCTCAATTACTGCTCCAAATTGTTCGATAAAGCCTCCGATAAAGGCTGCTCCGTACAAGATAATGGCAACAATACCTGCATTTAAGGTCGTCATGCGTGTGCTCAACAATAACCCAAACGCGATTAAAACAAACGGCTGAATCGCAAACACACTTACGGCTTTGATCATCTGGGCCAGGCTGATGTCCAACGCCATCCAGTCTGCTCCAATCCCTTGATGCAGCAAGATGATACTGAAAAATAAGGAGACCGCATAAGCAATCATCAGAAGAGCTAATCCGATAAACTTCCCCAACACAAATTGGGACCGGGAAATCGGCCGCATCAGCCACGTATCAATTTGATGGCTTGCCACTTCTCCTGAAATTGAACTGACACTGGCCATGATTGCCAGCAACGCTGTAATAAAAGACGAAAAATAAAGGCCGACTCCTAAAAGCTGCGAAGCGATGAACTGCTGCATTAACACCACTTCGGTTCCTTGGCCAGCATTCCCGACTTCTTCTGCTCCTTCTTTTCCGGCAAAATAAATGGCTGTTCCATAAAGCGCCAGAAAAATGAGCGTCATTATGATGGTAATCAAAAAAATCCGTTTCGAAACCATTTCTTTAATAGTTAATTTACCGATTGTCCACATAAGCGCTCTCCTTTTTCTGGTTCACCCAATGCATGAAAACATCTTCTAAATGCGGGATGATCGGCTTTACTTCAAACACATCAATTTTTTGGGAAGATAAGTAATGAAGAATTTTGGGTATATCCCTTTCACTTTCAAGCTGAATCAGCCAACGCATACGCCCTTCTTCTGCTTTGACTGTATGATAACTTGTCACAAAGGAAGGAAAAGGCGCTCCGATAGACCCTGCTGTGACGACTTCTACTTGTGCTTCCGTCATCATCAATTCTCGCCACGGTCCTTGAACAATCATTTCTCCTTCGTGGATAATTGACACTTGATCACATAAGGACTCAACTTCATGCAGCAAATGGCTATTTAAGAAAACCGTCTTTCCTTGATCTCGCAAATAGCCCATGAGATTCCGGACATCTTTGCGCCCGATCGGATCGAGTGCAGAAGTGGGCTCATCCAAAAAGATCACCTTTGGATCATTTAATATGGCACATGCCAGTCCAATCCGTTGACTCATTCCTTTTGAAAATCCGCTGATCCGGCCCCTTTCTTTTCCGGTCATTCCAACTAACTCGATAACTTCTTCAATCCGTTTGTTTCGCTGCCGGACGGGTATTTTACACAATTCCGCATGGCTGTCCAGCAGCTGCTTTCCAGTCAGCCAGTCAGGATAGCGGAACAACTCAGGCAGGTAGCCCACCTGTTCCCGTGATTTTGTCGTTCCAATCGGTTCTCCGAGAATAAACCCTTCTCCGCTTGTCGGCTGCAGCAAGCCAAGAAGCGTCCGGACAAAAGTGCTTTTTCCAGAGCCATTCGGACCTAAGAAACCATAGACAATTCCCTCTCCTATGGACAAGGTCACATCTGATATGCCACCTTTTCCATCGTATGTTTTCGTTAACGAATTCGTCTGAATTACATTCATCCTCTTCCTCCCTCATGTTCAGAAAAAAGTTCAGAGCGGAA is part of the Planococcus shenhongbingii genome and harbors:
- a CDS encoding ABC transporter permease subunit — protein: MWTIGKLTIKEMVSKRIFLITIIMTLIFLALYGTAIYFAGKEGAEEVGNAGQGTEVVLMQQFIASQLLGVGLYFSSFITALLAIMASVSSISGEVASHQIDTWLMRPISRSQFVLGKFIGLALLMIAYAVSLFFSIILLHQGIGADWMALDISLAQMIKAVSVFAIQPFVLIAFGLLLSTRMTTLNAGIVAIILYGAAFIGGFIEQFGAVIEKASLVNIGIIMSLVFPIDSMYRKMTILLFDTTDNPLSMAQGGMFTSISVPGNVMIWYALLYGVVAVLFSIYSFNKRDV
- a CDS encoding ABC transporter ATP-binding protein; protein product: MNVIQTNSLTKTYDGKGGISDVTLSIGEGIVYGFLGPNGSGKSTFVRTLLGLLQPTSGEGFILGEPIGTTKSREQVGYLPELFRYPDWLTGKQLLDSHAELCKIPVRQRNKRIEEVIELVGMTGKERGRISGFSKGMSQRIGLACAILNDPKVIFLDEPTSALDPIGRKDVRNLMGYLRDQGKTVFLNSHLLHEVESLCDQVSIIHEGEMIVQGPWRELMMTEAQVEVVTAGSIGAPFPSFVTSYHTVKAEEGRMRWLIQLESERDIPKILHYLSSQKIDVFEVKPIIPHLEDVFMHWVNQKKESAYVDNR